In one window of Macadamia integrifolia cultivar HAES 741 chromosome 2, SCU_Mint_v3, whole genome shotgun sequence DNA:
- the LOC122071916 gene encoding transcription repressor OFP8-like codes for MGGGFKLRLSRMFRSSFGLCRSRSAAVLIEKQVFISKTRNDFHPIEPLSPKDQSLSSISTPRMESSSADGFATMEMLQSSEVMERSECVGFDDSKGRTCPPASPASPLNSYYKLEEFEPKGGKIRSKETKSKKTQRSSIRKKGRFHFDSSSGESDSGWFSTEESGDEAETFFSSKSFSSDSSEIYRRNENFHQQIAEVRRRRDSRRNSEMGHDPFDSGGIVKESIAVVKRSSNPYKDFKTSMVEMILEKQLFAAEDLEKLLECFLSLNSSHYHRVIMEVFNEIWDTLFSNRS; via the coding sequence ATGGGGGGTGGATTCAAACTACGACTCTCTCGCATGTTCCGCTCTTCATTCGGGTTGTGTAGGTCCCGAAGCGCGGCCGTTTTGATCGAAAAGCAGGTCTTCATCTCTAAAACCCGCAATGATTTCCATCCAATTGAGCCTTTGTCACCTAAAGATCAAAGTTTGTCATCCATATCTACACCCAGAATGGAATCATCTTCAGCTGATGGTTTCGCGACAATGGAGATGTTGCAGAGTTCGGAAGTGATGGAACGAAGCGAATGTGTCGGCTTTGATGATTCCAAAGGAAGAACTTGCCCCCCTGCATCACCCGCTTCGCCTTTGAATTCGTATTACAAGCTTGAGGAGTTCGAACCAAAAGGGGGGAAAATTAGGTCAAAGGAGACGAAATCGAAGAAGACCCAGAGGTCGTCAatcagaaaaaaaggaagatttcATTTCGATTCTTCATCAGGAGAAAGTGATAGTGGGTGGTTCAGCACTGAAGAGTCTGGAGATGAGGCCGAGACTTTCTTCTCTTCAAAGAGTTTCTCCTCTGATTCTTCTGAAATTTACCGCCGGAACGAGAATTTTCACCAGCAAATAGCTGAAGTTCGCCGGAGAAGAGATTCGAGAAGGAATTCTGAAATGGGTCATGACCCATTTGATTCAGGAGGCATAGTTAAAGAAAGCATCGCAGTGGTGAAACGGTCTAGCAACCCGTACAAGGATTTCAAGACATCAATGGTGGAAATGATCTTAGAGAAGCAGTTATTTGCAGCAGAGGATCTGGAGAAACTATTAGAGTGTTTTCTATCTTTGAATTCCTCTCATTATCATAGAGTTATCATGGAGGTCTTTAATGAAATATGGGATACTCTGTTTTCTAACAGGTCTTGA